The following proteins are encoded in a genomic region of Dialister hominis:
- a CDS encoding helix-turn-helix transcriptional regulator → MAVEKGDTGSKMSIIRIVQVLLRESDKDHPLSQQEILDYMEGKYGMAVNRKSVGRNLTRLRDAGLPVFCREVPRMMNGKKVPLSLDWYWDHVLAREDLKALIDLLYFSHLPPQQVKQLAEKLKRIQIRSFDDGKTLVRNLPSAGKAADFDPVIALLTTAGEGKRKISFYYDHYEADGKRHHGRLPSGEDRLLSVSPLLIIASDDRYALLAEKDEGGIEVYFLDLMSDVKLLEDPASDTLTQAQIQALKPSDYLYSAHEIFRGKPELCTFEADWHLMTDIVNDFGKTAHLSSGSQTKVTIEIMIQPEAMKAWAMRHAPLVKILSPAYLVKEVREAAAELARLYGLP, encoded by the coding sequence ATGGCGGTGGAAAAGGGAGATACAGGGAGCAAGATGTCGATCATCCGTATCGTGCAGGTGCTTCTGCGCGAATCGGACAAGGATCACCCGCTCTCGCAGCAGGAAATCCTCGACTATATGGAAGGAAAGTATGGCATGGCGGTGAACAGGAAGTCTGTGGGAAGAAATCTCACAAGGCTTCGGGATGCAGGGCTTCCTGTGTTCTGCCGCGAAGTGCCGCGCATGATGAACGGGAAGAAGGTGCCTCTCTCTCTTGACTGGTACTGGGATCATGTGCTGGCCAGGGAGGATCTGAAGGCGCTCATCGATCTTCTCTATTTTTCTCATCTTCCGCCGCAGCAGGTCAAACAGCTCGCTGAGAAGCTGAAGAGGATCCAGATCCGTTCTTTCGACGACGGAAAGACTCTGGTAAGGAATCTTCCATCTGCGGGGAAAGCTGCGGATTTTGATCCGGTGATTGCGCTTCTGACGACGGCAGGCGAGGGAAAGAGGAAGATTTCCTTCTACTATGACCATTACGAAGCGGACGGCAAGCGCCATCATGGAAGGCTGCCATCCGGCGAGGACAGGCTTCTTTCGGTAAGCCCGCTTCTGATCATCGCTTCCGATGACCGTTATGCGCTTCTGGCGGAAAAGGATGAAGGCGGGATCGAGGTGTACTTCCTCGATCTCATGTCTGACGTAAAGCTTCTGGAGGATCCGGCATCTGATACACTGACGCAGGCCCAGATCCAGGCTTTGAAGCCGTCGGATTACCTGTATTCTGCGCATGAAATTTTCCGCGGGAAGCCGGAGCTCTGCACGTTCGAAGCAGACTGGCATCTCATGACGGACATCGTCAATGATTTCGGCAAGACGGCTCATCTTTCATCGGGCAGCCAGACAAAGGTCACGATCGAGATCATGATCCAGCCCGAAGCGATGAAGGCATGGGCGATGCGTCATGCGCCGCTCGTCAAGATTCTTTCGCCCGCTTATCTCGTGAAGGAGGTGAGGGAGGCTGCGGCTGAACTGGCCCGCCTCTATGGACTTCCATGA
- a CDS encoding GerW family sporulation protein produces MDDEVRKQIFEEFKEMITTESVVGEPIHLGDATIVPFVDISFGFGTGSHGTAGAGGAGGGKVTPTAVLIMKGERVELFSIKNAAANTTIDRVLNMVPEVISRFSKKKEKKEEVREAALKEAEQAMKEEKETAVLEAKADGKTEETK; encoded by the coding sequence ATGGATGACGAAGTAAGAAAGCAGATTTTCGAAGAATTCAAGGAAATGATTACGACAGAATCTGTTGTCGGGGAACCGATTCATCTGGGGGATGCAACAATCGTTCCTTTCGTTGATATTTCCTTTGGCTTTGGCACGGGCTCTCACGGCACGGCTGGAGCTGGCGGAGCAGGCGGCGGAAAGGTCACACCGACGGCTGTCCTGATCATGAAGGGTGAAAGAGTCGAACTCTTCTCCATCAAGAATGCGGCTGCCAACACGACGATCGACCGTGTCCTCAACATGGTGCCGGAAGTGATTTCCCGTTTCTCCAAGAAGAAAGAAAAGAAGGAAGAAGTCCGCGAAGCGGCCCTGAAGGAAGCAGAACAGGCCATGAAGGAAGAGAAAGAAACGGCTGTCCTTGAGGCGAAAGCAGACGGCAAGACGGAAGAAACGAAGTAG
- a CDS encoding OmpH family outer membrane protein → MKMKKTVAAIAAGMITLGAMVSASAAGIGYVNSNALLQAHPKMQKAQLDMRNAAQKAQENFKKRAAGKSDQEKQQIANEIQRDLNQEEQSTMQPILSDIMKAIQRVRQQKGLDIVLEQGAVVDGGIDITSEVSQQLAK, encoded by the coding sequence ATGAAAATGAAAAAGACAGTTGCAGCTATCGCTGCTGGCATGATTACTCTTGGCGCTATGGTTTCTGCTTCCGCAGCAGGCATCGGCTACGTCAATTCCAACGCTCTTCTGCAGGCTCATCCGAAAATGCAGAAAGCTCAGCTCGACATGAGAAATGCAGCTCAGAAGGCTCAGGAAAACTTCAAGAAACGCGCAGCAGGCAAGAGCGATCAGGAAAAACAGCAGATTGCCAATGAAATCCAGCGCGACCTGAACCAGGAAGAACAGTCCACCATGCAGCCGATTCTCTCCGATATCATGAAAGCTATCCAGAGAGTTCGTCAGCAGAAGGGCCTCGACATCGTTCTTGAACAGGGCGCAGTCGTAGACGGCGGCATCGACATCACATCCGAAGTCAGCCAGCAGCTCGCAAAATAA
- a CDS encoding HD domain-containing protein yields MNQLAELCKAMIAYDKGDPRRIHHFLKVHAFAAQIGREEGLDEKTLFRLEAAAYVHDIGIHEGERRFSRNDGQIQQELGPDEARPMLEELGFDKEDTERICWLVAHHHSYGSIDGPDAQILAEADMLVNQYEDGAPLKQNEALYHRLYKTESGKRLFRELYFETYDPGDKTNA; encoded by the coding sequence ATGAACCAGCTCGCAGAACTTTGCAAAGCCATGATTGCTTACGACAAGGGTGATCCAAGAAGGATCCATCACTTCCTGAAGGTCCATGCCTTCGCTGCCCAGATTGGCAGGGAGGAAGGGCTGGATGAGAAGACCCTTTTCCGGCTGGAGGCAGCTGCTTACGTGCATGACATCGGCATTCATGAAGGGGAGAGGCGGTTTAGCCGGAATGACGGACAGATTCAGCAGGAGCTGGGCCCCGATGAAGCGCGGCCTATGCTGGAAGAGCTGGGTTTTGACAAGGAGGACACGGAGCGTATCTGCTGGCTGGTGGCCCATCACCATTCCTATGGCAGCATCGACGGCCCGGATGCCCAAATTCTGGCGGAGGCGGACATGCTGGTGAACCAGTATGAGGACGGCGCGCCGCTGAAGCAGAATGAGGCTCTCTACCACCGCCTTTACAAGACGGAGTCAGGCAAGCGCCTCTTCCGTGAACTGTATTTCGAAACCTACGATCCGGGCGATAAGACAAATGCGTGA
- a CDS encoding 8-oxo-dGTP diphosphatase has translation MRDTSLVYPVGQDGRILLGRKRRGMGFGKWNGFGGKIEAGETMRECAARELFEESGLKARPEDLIPVGDLYFHQPSDPEWSHAGIVYFVKVWEGTPAETEEMQPKWFLPSEFPYEDMWMADRVWLPMILKGERIRGTIYFDKDGETVYDYEFEDMDQ, from the coding sequence ATGCGTGATACGTCGCTCGTCTATCCGGTCGGACAGGACGGAAGGATCCTCCTTGGACGCAAGAGAAGGGGCATGGGTTTTGGCAAGTGGAATGGCTTTGGCGGAAAGATCGAGGCGGGAGAAACGATGCGCGAGTGCGCAGCCCGTGAGCTCTTCGAGGAGTCAGGCCTGAAAGCACGCCCGGAGGATCTCATCCCTGTCGGCGATCTCTATTTCCATCAGCCTTCGGATCCGGAGTGGTCGCATGCCGGCATCGTCTATTTCGTGAAGGTCTGGGAAGGGACGCCCGCTGAGACAGAGGAAATGCAGCCGAAGTGGTTCCTTCCTTCCGAGTTTCCCTATGAGGATATGTGGATGGCCGACCGCGTGTGGCTGCCTATGATCCTTAAGGGCGAAAGAATCCGCGGCACCATCTATTTCGACAAGGATGGCGAGACGGTCTATGATTATGAATTCGAGGACATGGATCAATGA
- the mutY gene encoding A/G-specific adenine glycosylase, whose translation MSMPDKDWPKSLLSWFDANKRDLPWRGSKPRNPYHVWVSEIMLQQTRTEAVKPYYESWMARFPTIKDLADADEQDVLHQWQGLGYYSRARNLHKAAREMEEKYGSEMPDTADEVRALPGIGDYTAGAILSIAFGKKEPAVDGNVLRVYARLYGIEDDVLKTAGRKKIRTLCEETIPERAGDFNEALMDLGANVCIPKRPRCSMCPLSSYCLALKEGREEELPVRGKKQPPKEFYAACAICIMDGKVLLHKRPATGMLASMWEFPMVLSEKADTAADELSHFLHGKLEGPVWKYKHVFTHRIWYMNAYMAENITVPEGEYKYFSPEEYKEIPLAGPHARLAAFAEKLISDF comes from the coding sequence ATGAGTATGCCGGATAAAGACTGGCCGAAGAGCCTTCTTTCCTGGTTCGATGCCAATAAGCGCGATCTTCCGTGGAGGGGATCCAAGCCAAGGAATCCTTACCATGTGTGGGTCTCGGAAATCATGCTGCAGCAGACGAGGACGGAGGCAGTGAAGCCTTACTACGAAAGCTGGATGGCGCGTTTCCCGACAATCAAGGATCTGGCGGATGCCGATGAGCAGGATGTCCTTCACCAGTGGCAGGGGCTTGGCTACTACAGCCGTGCAAGGAATCTCCACAAGGCGGCGCGCGAGATGGAAGAAAAGTACGGATCCGAAATGCCGGATACGGCGGACGAAGTCCGTGCGCTTCCAGGAATCGGCGACTATACGGCTGGGGCTATTCTTTCCATTGCTTTTGGAAAGAAGGAACCGGCTGTCGACGGAAATGTCCTCCGCGTGTATGCAAGACTCTACGGCATCGAGGATGATGTCCTGAAGACGGCGGGAAGGAAGAAGATCCGCACGCTCTGCGAGGAAACGATTCCTGAAAGGGCTGGAGACTTCAATGAAGCGCTGATGGATCTTGGCGCGAATGTCTGCATACCGAAGCGCCCAAGGTGCAGCATGTGCCCGCTTTCGTCTTACTGCCTTGCTTTGAAAGAGGGAAGGGAAGAGGAGCTTCCTGTCCGCGGAAAGAAACAGCCGCCTAAGGAGTTCTATGCGGCCTGTGCCATCTGCATCATGGATGGAAAGGTTCTTCTCCATAAAAGGCCCGCGACAGGCATGCTCGCCTCCATGTGGGAATTCCCCATGGTCCTATCCGAGAAGGCAGATACAGCGGCAGATGAACTTTCCCATTTCCTTCATGGAAAACTGGAAGGACCTGTCTGGAAGTACAAGCATGTCTTCACGCACCGCATCTGGTACATGAACGCGTACATGGCAGAAAATATCACCGTGCCGGAAGGGGAGTACAAGTACTTCTCGCCGGAAGAATACAAGGAAATCCCGCTGGCAGGACCGCATGCCAGACTTGCGGCTTTTGCAGAAAAGCTGATTTCCGATTTCTGA
- a CDS encoding metallophosphoesterase encodes MAFGKFIIMMFAVIGLIDGSILALVFRKRRFYLWSLGGAIAGAIPAWYFNWYGLAYDSYGFWSLYLAYLLDGIMVACLIIPIPAFILGILSFIPGLRYFISNLGKGLIAIALVIGVYGCVMGNSREVVEYHDIYVKDLPAAFDGYKVAQETDTHIGAYFRYTDMPAELLRAKNEGADVLFFTGDLIDDVRYMPQVAEDFTKAEKYFPDGIFYIWGNHEYYRNQPLIEEDLKNTPVKMLVNNHTYIEKDGQRLYVAGVDFPFARGTQKEIEEEKWADEAFAGIPRGAPVIFLAHHSDFIDQGFKHGAFLTLTGHTHGTQFGLFGKPIITPFKYTRGMYSDGTHYGYVARGDASWFPFRFSCPRELTIFTLHRA; translated from the coding sequence ATGGCATTTGGAAAATTCATCATCATGATGTTCGCGGTGATCGGACTCATTGACGGTTCGATCCTGGCGCTCGTATTTCGTAAGCGGCGCTTTTATTTATGGTCGCTGGGAGGCGCTATCGCAGGCGCGATCCCTGCCTGGTACTTCAACTGGTATGGGCTTGCCTATGACAGCTACGGGTTCTGGTCGCTTTATCTTGCCTACCTTCTGGACGGCATCATGGTCGCCTGTCTCATCATTCCGATTCCTGCCTTTATCCTTGGAATCCTTTCCTTCATCCCGGGGCTCAGGTACTTCATTTCCAACCTGGGGAAAGGCCTCATCGCCATCGCGCTTGTGATCGGCGTCTACGGCTGCGTGATGGGGAACAGCCGCGAAGTCGTCGAGTATCATGACATCTACGTCAAGGATCTTCCGGCGGCGTTTGATGGGTACAAGGTCGCACAGGAAACGGATACGCACATCGGCGCTTACTTCCGCTATACGGATATGCCGGCTGAGCTCCTCCGCGCAAAGAATGAAGGAGCGGACGTCCTTTTCTTCACCGGGGACCTCATCGACGACGTACGGTACATGCCGCAGGTCGCTGAGGATTTCACGAAAGCAGAGAAGTACTTCCCGGACGGCATTTTCTACATCTGGGGCAATCATGAGTATTACAGGAATCAGCCGCTCATTGAAGAGGACCTGAAGAATACGCCTGTCAAGATGCTGGTGAATAACCACACGTACATTGAAAAGGACGGACAAAGACTCTACGTCGCAGGCGTCGACTTCCCGTTTGCCAGAGGCACGCAGAAGGAAATCGAGGAAGAGAAATGGGCTGATGAAGCGTTCGCAGGTATTCCGAGGGGCGCTCCCGTCATCTTTCTGGCCCATCATTCCGATTTCATCGATCAGGGCTTCAAGCACGGCGCATTCCTGACACTGACAGGCCATACCCACGGCACGCAGTTCGGCCTCTTCGGCAAGCCGATCATCACGCCATTCAAGTACACGAGAGGCATGTACAGCGACGGTACTCATTACGGCTACGTCGCAAGAGGCGACGCCAGCTGGTTCCCGTTCCGCTTCAGCTGCCCGAGAGAATTGACCATTTTCACACTCCACAGAGCATAA
- a CDS encoding beta strand repeat-containing protein: MKREYKVLTALVVSSLMGFSAMTAEAAVTVTGPITETEITGNSDTGTASGNTLNVTDASSDSTGIRIYGGTVSGGESGDASNNTVNVTNTQVSQAEIYGGQSRLGATNNNTVIFDSSSTAAAVYGAYGNTASGNHVESAGTSNFLYGGRSYTNNSGNSVLVTGGSVQYTLSGSQADNGSAADNTVEIRDGTFGVVYGAQGKGVENNSVTMSGGTVSQMISGGYNNQPEGSAVNNKVVMTGGAVTSSGDTESVVPVVSGGWAIYGTADQNSVEISKAVSIAGSVAGGWSYLGDVTNNVVKISSGSVGGIVAGGYTIGKGAEGNTVELSGTADVSGNIYGGYALHQMDNPLTGEAAAGDASQNTVKISDVTVKGEVYGGYTAEGTTSNDATGNAVTIESGTIEKTVYGGYTADGTASKNTVTINGGTVGVADSTESSDTVFGGYSASGEAVSNILTVSGGDLIGHVTSGYGKTGASDNTLTMTGGSSIKTVAGYAETGDAVNNTLVFSGGTSAITMAAQSGGSATGNTITITGGNPGTVTGGAGVTGASENTVIISGGTVSSPEDFVPIVTGGMASTGDADGNTVTISGGEVTGGIGIYGGFTTEGDANSNTINVSGGTLDTDIYGGQTYDGAADNNTINILAGDLNPEMSLYGGYGTTESKNNTYNMYTKGQTVADFAYFQNLNFYVPEGTTAGETMLTVTGNAAVDADTTLVAVQNSTTTDGTTDVSGATVFGGVQRNTKLNPGEYINLLYNANGITTDDTSYGTIDGLDTVTSAGFINYKAIVEKKDANTIVITIPKDEKGTPDTDTKILPEDRENAANTIKNAGDIIAGSALHAAEGAWIENHDIEAKFVPYAIVGGYDLHYNTGSYIDSNGMAANVGFVRRSQHEGHIDTIMPFFEYGKSHYASYLDTGARGDGRQHYTGGGILLRRDLDSGLYYEGAVRAGYLKGEFHGMIAKSMSRYDSGAPYIAAQAGLGKIYTRNRDSYDIYGKFFYTYLGSDSAVVHSGYGDSKYDFDSINSYVTRLGMRWTRDFDQIRSLYAGIGWDYEAGSKARPPTQAGIPQARPSKAPAASSNSAGRARWTIPTHGASTSRPPAGPASRKTVPSLRPSAITFK, encoded by the coding sequence ATGAAAAGGGAGTACAAAGTTTTGACGGCGCTGGTCGTATCCAGCCTGATGGGATTTTCTGCCATGACAGCAGAGGCTGCTGTGACGGTGACGGGACCAATTACGGAAACGGAAATTACCGGCAACAGTGATACAGGGACAGCCAGCGGGAATACGCTGAACGTGACGGATGCGTCGTCGGACTCAACTGGAATAAGGATTTATGGTGGTACCGTCAGTGGAGGTGAATCAGGCGATGCATCGAATAATACAGTCAATGTTACAAATACGCAGGTAAGCCAGGCTGAGATTTACGGCGGCCAGTCAAGACTGGGTGCGACAAATAATAATACCGTGATCTTTGACAGCAGCAGCACTGCCGCTGCTGTCTACGGGGCCTATGGCAATACGGCTTCAGGAAACCATGTGGAAAGCGCAGGAACCAGTAATTTTCTATACGGGGGCAGATCTTATACAAACAATTCTGGGAACTCTGTGCTTGTTACAGGAGGATCAGTACAGTATACGCTGTCCGGGAGTCAGGCGGATAATGGTTCGGCGGCAGATAATACTGTTGAAATTAGAGATGGTACATTTGGTGTAGTATACGGCGCACAGGGAAAGGGAGTAGAAAATAATAGCGTAACCATGAGCGGTGGTACAGTCAGTCAGATGATTTCCGGAGGCTATAATAATCAACCAGAAGGAAGTGCTGTAAACAATAAAGTTGTCATGACTGGCGGGGCGGTAACAAGTTCAGGAGATACAGAAAGTGTAGTGCCTGTTGTAAGTGGAGGCTGGGCCATCTATGGGACGGCTGACCAAAACAGTGTAGAAATAAGCAAAGCGGTTTCTATAGCCGGAAGCGTAGCCGGCGGTTGGTCTTATTTGGGCGATGTGACCAATAACGTTGTCAAAATTTCTTCAGGCAGTGTCGGAGGCATCGTTGCCGGAGGTTATACTATCGGCAAGGGAGCTGAAGGAAATACTGTCGAACTGAGCGGCACGGCAGATGTTTCAGGAAATATCTATGGCGGTTATGCATTACACCAGATGGATAATCCACTCACCGGTGAGGCAGCAGCTGGCGATGCTTCTCAAAATACTGTCAAAATTTCAGATGTCACTGTCAAGGGCGAAGTCTATGGCGGTTATACGGCTGAGGGAACCACAAGCAATGATGCCACAGGCAACGCCGTCACTATCGAAAGCGGCACTATAGAAAAGACGGTCTATGGCGGGTATACGGCTGATGGTACTGCTTCTAAAAATACTGTCACCATCAATGGAGGAACGGTTGGAGTTGCTGACTCTACGGAAAGTTCAGATACCGTCTTTGGCGGTTATTCAGCAAGCGGCGAGGCTGTTTCCAATATCCTCACAGTCAGCGGCGGTGACCTGATCGGTCATGTCACCAGCGGCTATGGCAAGACAGGAGCCAGTGACAATACACTCACAATGACAGGCGGCTCTTCGATTAAAACGGTTGCTGGTTACGCCGAGACAGGGGATGCGGTCAATAATACTCTTGTATTCAGCGGAGGTACGTCCGCTATCACGATGGCAGCGCAGAGTGGGGGCAGCGCCACGGGGAATACGATCACCATTACCGGCGGAAATCCGGGGACAGTCACTGGCGGTGCCGGGGTGACGGGCGCATCGGAAAATACGGTCATCATCTCCGGCGGTACAGTTTCTAGTCCGGAAGACTTCGTACCTATCGTGACAGGAGGTATGGCCAGTACAGGAGATGCTGATGGCAATACTGTCACCATCAGCGGCGGCGAAGTCACAGGCGGAATCGGTATTTATGGCGGTTTTACTACCGAAGGCGATGCGAATAGCAACACAATCAATGTATCCGGCGGCACGCTTGACACAGACATTTATGGTGGGCAAACCTACGATGGCGCAGCAGATAACAATACGATCAATATTCTGGCGGGAGATCTGAACCCGGAAATGAGCCTCTATGGCGGTTATGGTACGACCGAAAGCAAGAACAACACGTACAATATGTATACCAAAGGCCAGACGGTCGCAGACTTTGCTTATTTCCAAAACCTCAATTTCTACGTCCCTGAAGGAACGACGGCTGGGGAGACCATGCTGACGGTCACTGGAAATGCAGCGGTTGACGCAGATACAACCCTGGTGGCTGTACAAAACAGCACGACGACCGACGGTACGACGGATGTCTCCGGCGCCACGGTCTTTGGCGGTGTCCAGAGAAATACGAAGCTGAACCCGGGCGAGTACATCAACCTCCTCTACAATGCGAACGGCATCACGACCGATGACACGAGCTACGGCACGATCGACGGCCTCGATACCGTCACCTCGGCAGGCTTCATCAACTATAAAGCCATCGTCGAAAAGAAAGATGCGAATACGATCGTCATCACCATTCCGAAGGACGAAAAAGGAACTCCTGATACGGATACGAAGATCCTTCCGGAAGACAGGGAAAATGCAGCCAATACGATCAAGAACGCAGGCGACATCATCGCCGGCAGCGCCCTCCATGCTGCAGAAGGCGCATGGATTGAAAACCATGATATCGAAGCGAAGTTTGTACCGTATGCTATCGTCGGCGGATACGATCTCCACTATAACACCGGCTCCTACATCGACAGCAACGGCATGGCCGCCAACGTCGGCTTCGTAAGAAGAAGCCAGCACGAAGGCCATATCGACACCATCATGCCATTCTTCGAATACGGCAAGAGCCATTATGCAAGCTACCTTGACACCGGAGCCAGAGGCGACGGCCGCCAGCACTATACCGGCGGCGGTATCCTCTTACGGCGCGATCTCGACAGCGGCCTCTACTATGAAGGCGCCGTCAGAGCCGGCTACCTCAAGGGCGAATTCCACGGTATGATCGCCAAATCCATGTCCCGCTACGACAGCGGCGCACCATACATCGCTGCCCAGGCAGGCCTTGGCAAGATCTACACCAGAAACCGTGACAGCTATGACATTTACGGTAAATTCTTCTACACCTACCTCGGAAGCGACAGCGCCGTCGTCCACAGTGGCTACGGCGACTCGAAGTACGATTTCGACTCCATCAATTCCTATGTCACCAGACTCGGCATGAGATGGACCAGAGACTTCGACCAGATAAGATCCCTCTACGCCGGCATCGGCTGGGACTACGAAGCGGGCAGCAAAGCCAGACCACCTACGCAGGCTGGAATACCCCAAGCCCGACCGTCAAAGGCTCCAGCGGCTTCCTCGAACTCGGCTGGAAGAGCAAGATGGACAATTCCCACCCATGGGGCGTCGACCTCAAGGCCACCGGCTGGACCGGCAAGCAGGAAGACGGTACCTTCTTTGCGACCATCAGCCATAACTTTTAAGTGA